One part of the Streptococcus sp. oral taxon 431 genome encodes these proteins:
- a CDS encoding ComF family protein, with amino-acid sequence MKCLLCGKSLQTEITFTNLLCFKKEEELVCESCISSFESIGGNHCPSCFKKGISIICQDCQFWCKKGVKVDHVALYSYNQAMKEYFSHYKFDGDYLLRKVFSEILQKELKKYKDYHIVIVPLSDHRLKSRGFNQVEGLIKDTGLAYLDILVKKEVEASSSKNRSDRLLAEFPFLLKDGVKLPENILLFDDIYTTGTTLNRLKSMLLEAGCQNIKTFSLAR; translated from the coding sequence ATGAAGTGTTTATTGTGTGGTAAAAGCTTGCAAACAGAGATAACTTTTACTAACCTCCTCTGTTTTAAAAAGGAGGAGGAACTAGTTTGTGAATCCTGTATTTCGTCTTTCGAGAGCATTGGTGGTAATCATTGTCCTAGTTGTTTTAAAAAAGGAATATCAATCATCTGTCAAGATTGTCAATTTTGGTGTAAAAAAGGTGTAAAGGTTGATCATGTGGCTCTTTATTCCTATAATCAGGCCATGAAAGAATATTTTAGTCACTATAAATTTGATGGTGATTATCTTCTTAGAAAGGTATTTTCTGAGATATTGCAAAAAGAGTTAAAGAAGTATAAGGACTATCATATTGTGATTGTTCCTCTGAGTGACCATCGTTTAAAAAGCAGAGGCTTTAATCAAGTTGAAGGTTTGATAAAGGATACTGGATTAGCATATCTGGATATTTTGGTTAAAAAAGAAGTGGAGGCTAGTTCTTCAAAAAATCGATCGGATCGCTTACTTGCAGAATTTCCCTTTTTGTTGAAAGATGGAGTGAAGCTTCCAGAAAATATCTTACTCTTTGATGATATTTATACAACTGGAACTACCTTGAATCGTCTTAAAAGTATGCTATTAGAGGCTGGTTGTCAGAATATTAAAACTTTTTCCCTCGCAAGATGA
- the hpf gene encoding ribosome hibernation-promoting factor, HPF/YfiA family, giving the protein MIKYSIRGENLEVTEAIRDYVVSKLEKIEKYFQADQELDARVNLKVYREKTAKVEVTIPLGSITLRAEDISQDMYGSIDLVTDKIERQIRKNKTKIERKNRNKVSTSQLFTDALVEDLDVAQPKVVRSKQIDLKPMDLEEAILQMDLLGHDFFIYVDVEDETTNVIYRREDGDIGLLEVK; this is encoded by the coding sequence ATGATTAAATATAGTATCCGTGGTGAAAACCTAGAAGTAACAGAAGCAATTCGTGATTATGTAGTTTCTAAACTCGAAAAGATCGAAAAATACTTCCAAGCAGACCAAGAATTGGATGCGCGTGTTAACTTGAAAGTTTATCGTGAAAAGACTGCTAAAGTAGAAGTAACCATTCCGCTTGGATCTATTACTCTTCGTGCAGAAGATATTTCTCAAGATATGTACGGTTCTATTGATTTGGTGACAGATAAGATTGAGCGTCAGATTCGTAAAAACAAAACTAAAATTGAACGTAAGAACAGAAATAAAGTATCAACAAGTCAACTCTTTACAGATGCTTTAGTTGAGGACTTAGATGTAGCACAACCAAAAGTTGTTCGTTCAAAACAAATTGATTTGAAACCAATGGATTTGGAAGAAGCTATCTTACAGATGGATTTATTGGGACACGACTTCTTTATCTATGTAGATGTTGAAGATGAAACAACAAATGTTATTTATCGTCGTGAAGATGGAGATATTGGTCTTCTAGAAGTTAAATAA
- a CDS encoding PH domain-containing protein: MAFGRLIQGLAGNFSEQSKEALTKEFGQYLLENEEIQSGYKLIRDSIIFTNIRIIFTDKQGATGRKISIKSIFLMNIVNVEMETAGLGIDDSEITITYLENAFLKSHNEHFNSHKFEFPKKTDIVPLYTYLFDLAYHNRLNMNGLNH, translated from the coding sequence ATGGCTTTTGGAAGATTAATTCAGGGACTCGCTGGAAACTTCAGTGAGCAAAGTAAAGAAGCTCTTACCAAGGAGTTTGGACAATATTTATTAGAAAATGAAGAAATTCAAAGCGGATATAAACTCATTCGTGACTCAATTATCTTTACTAATATCCGTATCATCTTTACAGATAAACAAGGGGCAACCGGACGGAAGATATCTATCAAATCAATTTTCCTCATGAACATTGTCAATGTTGAAATGGAAACAGCTGGACTTGGGATTGATGATAGTGAGATTACGATTACTTATTTAGAAAATGCCTTTTTAAAATCTCACAATGAGCATTTTAATTCTCACAAATTTGAATTTCCAAAGAAAACTGATATTGTACCTCTTTACACCTATCTATTTGACTTAGCTTATCATAATCGTTTGAATATGAATGGTTTGAATCACTGA
- the mreC gene encoding rod shape-determining protein MreC: protein MNRFKKSKYIIVLFVVVLVVSVFLVTTQSSAVVTKAGDGISLVDRIVQKPFQWLSSVKSDLGRLTRTYNENETLKKELYQMKKETNEADSLKEENEQLRQLLDMRSKLNATKLIASDVIMRTPATWKQELTIDAGSQQGVTSNMLVIAGGGLIGSVGKVEDNSTVVNLLTNAENTEKISVKIQHGSTSIYGIIIGYDKEKDLLKISQLNSSSDISQGDKVVTGGLGNFKTTDIPVGEVVSVTHSSDYLTREVMVKLNADPMNLKVVELVGNPS, encoded by the coding sequence ATGAATCGTTTTAAAAAATCAAAATATATCATTGTTCTATTTGTCGTTGTATTAGTAGTATCCGTTTTTTTAGTGACAACACAATCAAGTGCAGTTGTAACAAAAGCTGGAGATGGAATTTCATTAGTCGATAGAATAGTGCAAAAGCCTTTTCAATGGCTTTCTTCCGTAAAATCTGATTTAGGTCGTTTGACCAGAACCTATAACGAGAATGAAACTCTTAAAAAAGAACTCTATCAGATGAAGAAGGAAACGAATGAAGCAGACAGTCTGAAAGAAGAAAATGAGCAACTACGCCAGTTATTGGATATGAGGTCAAAATTGAATGCAACCAAGTTAATTGCTTCTGACGTCATCATGAGAACTCCTGCAACCTGGAAACAAGAGTTGACAATTGATGCAGGTTCTCAACAAGGCGTGACAAGCAATATGCTTGTTATAGCTGGTGGGGGACTGATTGGAAGCGTGGGAAAGGTTGAAGATAACTCTACTGTGGTCAACTTATTGACCAACGCGGAAAATACGGAGAAAATATCCGTTAAAATCCAACACGGTTCTACTAGTATATATGGCATTATTATTGGGTACGACAAAGAAAAAGACTTGCTTAAAATAAGCCAGTTAAATAGTAGTAGTGATATCAGTCAAGGAGACAAGGTAGTAACAGGAGGTCTGGGCAACTTTAAAACAACAGATATTCCCGTAGGAGAGGTTGTATCAGTTACCCATAGTAGTGATTATCTAACAAGAGAAGTTATGGTCAAACTCAATGCTGATCCAATGAACCTAAAAGTCGTAGAATTAGTGGGGAATCCATCATGA
- the rpsB gene encoding 30S ribosomal protein S2, which produces MAVISMKQLLEAGVHFGHQTRRWNPKMAKYIFTERNGIHVIDLQQTVKYADQAYDFMRDAAANDAVVLFVGTKKQAADAVAEEAVRSGQYFINHRWLGGTLTNWGTIQKRIARLKEIKRMEEDGTFEVLPKKEVALLNKQRARLEKFLGGIEDMPRIPDVMYVVDPHKEQIAVKEAKKLGIPVVAMVDTNTDPDDIDVIIPANDDAIRAVKLITAKLADAIIEGRQGEDAVAAVEAEFAASEAQADSIEEIVEVVEGDNA; this is translated from the coding sequence ATGGCAGTAATTTCAATGAAACAACTTCTTGAGGCTGGTGTGCACTTTGGTCACCAAACTCGTCGCTGGAACCCTAAGATGGCTAAGTACATCTTCACTGAGCGTAACGGAATCCACGTTATCGACTTGCAACAAACTGTAAAATACGCTGACCAAGCATACGACTTCATGCGTGATGCTGCAGCTAACGATGCAGTTGTATTGTTTGTTGGTACTAAGAAACAAGCAGCTGACGCAGTTGCTGAAGAAGCAGTACGTTCAGGTCAATACTTCATCAACCACCGTTGGTTGGGTGGAACTCTTACAAACTGGGGAACAATCCAAAAACGTATCGCTCGTTTGAAAGAAATCAAACGTATGGAAGAAGATGGAACTTTTGAAGTTCTTCCTAAGAAAGAAGTTGCACTTCTTAACAAACAACGTGCACGTCTTGAAAAATTCTTGGGTGGTATCGAAGATATGCCTCGTATCCCAGATGTAATGTACGTAGTTGACCCACATAAAGAGCAAATCGCTGTTAAAGAAGCTAAAAAATTGGGAATCCCAGTTGTAGCGATGGTTGACACAAACACTGATCCAGACGATATCGATGTAATCATCCCAGCTAACGATGACGCTATCCGCGCAGTTAAGTTGATTACAGCTAAATTGGCAGACGCTATCATTGAAGGTCGCCAAGGTGAAGATGCTGTTGCAGCAGTTGAAGCAGAATTTGCAGCTTCAGAAGCTCAAGCAGACTCAATCGAAGAAATCGTTGAAGTTGTAGAAGGCGACAACGCTTAA
- a CDS encoding energy-coupling factor transporter transmembrane component T family protein translates to MDNMILGRYIPGNSIIHRLDPRSKLVAMILLIIIAFWANNPITNLILFIVTGIFVVLSEVPLSFFIKGLRSMFFLIAFTTLFQLFFISGGHVLFEMGFIKITSYGIEQAGIIFCRFVLIIFFSTLLTLTTMPLSLATAVESLLGPLKRFKVPVHEIGLMLSMSLRFVPTLMDDTIRIMNAQKARGVDFGEGNVIQKVKAMIPILIPLFATSLKRADSLATAMEARGYQGGNGRSQYRQLNWMNRDSVALLFVCVLGAILFLLKS, encoded by the coding sequence ATGGATAATATGATTTTAGGTCGATACATACCAGGAAATTCGATTATTCATCGTCTAGATCCTCGTAGTAAGTTAGTAGCAATGATTTTATTGATCATCATCGCTTTTTGGGCCAATAATCCAATTACAAATCTCATACTTTTTATTGTAACAGGCATATTTGTCGTTTTATCAGAAGTTCCCTTATCTTTTTTTATAAAAGGTTTGCGATCTATGTTTTTTCTGATTGCTTTTACAACCCTTTTTCAACTGTTCTTTATCTCTGGTGGTCACGTCTTGTTCGAGATGGGATTTATAAAAATCACAAGCTATGGTATTGAGCAGGCAGGAATCATTTTTTGCCGCTTTGTGTTGATTATCTTTTTCTCAACCTTGCTTACTCTGACCACCATGCCACTAAGCCTGGCAACAGCAGTTGAGTCCTTGCTTGGGCCTTTAAAAAGATTTAAAGTGCCTGTTCATGAAATTGGGCTCATGTTGTCTATGAGTTTGCGATTTGTACCAACCTTGATGGATGATACGATTCGCATTATGAATGCTCAAAAGGCGCGTGGTGTTGATTTTGGAGAAGGAAATGTAATCCAAAAAGTTAAGGCTATGATTCCTATTTTGATTCCTTTATTCGCTACGAGTTTGAAACGAGCGGATTCTCTTGCTACAGCCATGGAGGCTAGAGGATATCAAGGCGGGAATGGACGCAGTCAGTATCGACAGTTAAATTGGATGAACAGAGACAGTGTAGCGCTATTATTTGTTTGTGTATTGGGTGCAATTCTATTTTTGCTAAAATCTTAG
- a CDS encoding YigZ family protein gives MEYRTIKEDGQVQEEIKKSRFICHAKRVYSEEEARDFITTIKKEHYKATHNCSAFIVGERSEIKRTSDDGEPSGTAGVPMLGVLENHNLTNVCVVVTRYFGGIKLGAGGLIRAYAGSVALAVKEIGIIEIKEQAGIQIHMTYAQYQEYGNFLKENNLIELETNFTDQVDTMIFVDKERKDDIKADLIEFFNGKVTLTDKGLREVEVPVNLS, from the coding sequence ATGGAATACAGAACTATAAAAGAGGACGGACAAGTCCAAGAAGAAATCAAAAAATCACGCTTTATCTGTCATGCCAAACGTGTCTATAGTGAGGAAGAGGCTCGTGATTTTATCACAACTATTAAAAAAGAACACTATAAAGCTACCCACAACTGCTCTGCTTTTATTGTCGGTGAGCGTAGTGAAATCAAGCGAACTAGTGATGATGGAGAACCTAGTGGGACTGCTGGCGTTCCTATGCTAGGAGTTCTGGAGAATCACAACCTTACTAATGTCTGTGTTGTAGTTACTCGTTATTTTGGTGGTATCAAACTAGGGGCTGGTGGTTTGATTCGCGCTTATGCTGGTAGCGTTGCCCTAGCAGTTAAGGAAATTGGCATTATTGAAATCAAAGAGCAAGCAGGGATACAGATTCACATGACCTATGCCCAGTATCAAGAATACGGTAATTTTCTTAAAGAGAATAATCTTATAGAATTAGAGACAAACTTTACAGACCAAGTTGACACAATGATTTTCGTTGACAAAGAAAGGAAAGACGATATCAAGGCTGATCTCATTGAATTTTTCAATGGAAAAGTTACTCTAACTGATAAAGGTTTACGTGAAGTTGAAGTACCTGTAAACCTATCGTAA
- the tsf gene encoding translation elongation factor Ts translates to MAEITAKLVKELREKSGAGVMDAKKALVEVEGDIEKAIELLREKGMAKAAKKADRVAAEGLTGVYVDGNVAAVVEVNAETDFVAKNAQFVELVNATAKVIAEGKPANNEEALALTMPSGETLEAAYVSATATIGEKISFRRFALIEKTDAQHFGAYQHNGGRIGVISVIEGGDEALAKQISMHIAAMKPTVLSYKELDEQFVKDELAQLNHVIDQDNESRAMVGKPALPHLAYGSKAQLTDEVIAQAEEAIKAELAAEGKPEKIWDKIIPGKMDRFMLDNTKVDQAYTLLAQVYIMDDSKTVEAYLESVNASVVEFARFEVGEGIEKAANDFEAEVAATMAAALNN, encoded by the coding sequence ATGGCAGAAATTACAGCTAAACTTGTTAAAGAGTTGCGTGAAAAATCTGGTGCTGGTGTTATGGACGCTAAAAAAGCATTGGTTGAAGTGGAAGGCGATATCGAAAAAGCGATTGAATTGCTTCGCGAAAAAGGTATGGCAAAAGCAGCTAAGAAAGCTGACCGTGTTGCTGCAGAAGGTTTGACTGGTGTTTATGTTGACGGTAACGTTGCAGCAGTTGTTGAAGTAAATGCTGAAACTGACTTCGTTGCGAAAAACGCTCAATTTGTTGAGTTGGTAAACGCAACAGCTAAAGTAATCGCTGAAGGAAAACCAGCTAACAACGAAGAAGCTCTTGCTTTGACAATGCCTTCAGGTGAAACTCTTGAAGCAGCTTATGTGTCTGCAACAGCGACTATCGGAGAAAAAATCTCATTCCGTCGCTTTGCTTTGATTGAAAAAACAGATGCACAACACTTCGGAGCATACCAACACAACGGTGGACGTATCGGTGTTATCTCTGTAATCGAAGGTGGAGACGAAGCACTTGCTAAACAAATTTCAATGCACATCGCTGCTATGAAACCAACAGTTCTTTCATACAAAGAATTGGATGAGCAATTTGTTAAAGATGAGTTGGCACAATTGAACCACGTTATCGACCAAGATAATGAAAGCCGTGCTATGGTTGGTAAACCAGCTCTTCCACACTTGGCATACGGATCTAAAGCTCAATTGACTGATGAAGTAATCGCTCAAGCTGAAGAAGCTATCAAAGCTGAATTGGCTGCAGAAGGTAAACCAGAAAAAATCTGGGATAAAATCATCCCAGGTAAAATGGATCGCTTCATGCTTGACAACACTAAAGTTGACCAAGCTTACACACTTCTTGCACAAGTTTACATCATGGATGACAGCAAGACAGTTGAAGCTTACCTTGAATCAGTTAACGCTTCAGTAGTTGAGTTCGCTCGCTTTGAAGTTGGTGAAGGTATCGAAAAAGCTGCAAACGACTTTGAAGCAGAAGTTGCAGCTACAATGGCAGCAGCCTTGAATAACTAA
- the cysK gene encoding cysteine synthase A yields MAIYNNITELIGRTPIVKLNNIVPEGAADVYVKLEAFNPGSSVKDRIALSMIEKAEQEGKLKPGSTIVEATSGNTGIGLSWVGAAKGYKVVIVMPETMSVERRKIIQAYGAELVLTPGSEGMKGAIAKAQEIAAERDGFLPLQFNNQANPEVHERTTGAEILADFGADGLDAFVAGVGTGGTISGVSHALKAANSNIQVFAVEADESAILSGEKPGPHKIQGISAGFIPETLDTKAYDGIVRVTSDNALALGREIGGKEGFLVGISSAAAIYAAIEVAKKLGAGKKVLALAPDNGERYLSTALYEFEV; encoded by the coding sequence ATGGCAATTTATAACAATATCACAGAACTCATCGGTAGAACACCGATTGTTAAATTGAATAACATTGTACCAGAAGGTGCAGCAGATGTTTATGTAAAACTTGAAGCTTTTAACCCAGGATCGTCAGTTAAGGACCGTATCGCCCTAAGCATGATTGAAAAAGCAGAGCAAGAAGGCAAACTTAAACCTGGTTCTACTATTGTGGAAGCAACAAGTGGGAACACTGGTATCGGTCTTTCATGGGTTGGTGCTGCTAAAGGTTACAAAGTTGTCATCGTTATGCCTGAAACAATGAGTGTTGAACGCCGTAAAATCATCCAAGCTTATGGTGCTGAACTAGTCCTCACTCCAGGTAGCGAAGGAATGAAAGGTGCGATTGCAAAAGCGCAGGAAATTGCTGCTGAGCGTGATGGTTTCCTACCATTACAGTTTAATAACCAAGCTAACCCAGAAGTTCACGAAAGAACAACAGGAGCTGAGATTCTAGCTGATTTCGGAGCTGACGGTTTAGATGCCTTTGTTGCTGGTGTTGGTACTGGAGGAACTATTTCAGGTGTTTCTCATGCTCTTAAAGCTGCTAATTCAAACATTCAAGTTTTTGCGGTTGAGGCAGACGAATCAGCTATCTTATCTGGTGAAAAACCTGGACCTCATAAAATTCAAGGTATCTCTGCTGGATTCATCCCAGAAACACTTGACACAAAAGCTTACGATGGCATCGTTCGCGTAACATCAGACAATGCTCTTGCACTTGGTCGTGAAATCGGTGGAAAAGAAGGTTTCTTAGTAGGTATTTCTTCTGCTGCAGCTATCTATGCAGCAATTGAAGTTGCTAAAAAACTTGGAGCAGGCAAAAAAGTCCTTGCTCTCGCACCAGATAACGGTGAGCGTTACCTATCTACAGCGCTCTATGAGTTTGAAGTATAG
- a CDS encoding DEAD/DEAH box helicase — protein MKVNPNYLGRLFTEQELSHEERQQAKQIPSMQKEKGQLSCQRCGSQIEEEWHLPIGAFYCRECLIMKRIRSDQNLYYFPQERFPQQDVLKWLGQLTPFQERVSQGLLQAVDKKEATLVHAVTGAGKTEMIYQVVAKVIDQGGAVCLASPRIDVCLELHKRLQNDFACEIALLHGESDPYFRTPLVVATTHQLLKFYQAFDLLIVDEVDAFPYVDNPVLYHAVNNCVKETGLRIFLTATSTDELDRKVKQGELKRLSLPRRFHGNPLIVPKPIWLSHFNRYLEKNGLPPKLKLYIEKQRKTAYPLLIFASEIKKGEKLKEILQAKFPNEKIGFVSSITEDRLDQVQAFRDGELTILISTTILERGVTFPRVDVFVVEANHQLFTKSSLVQIGGRVGRSMDRPTGELIFFHDGLNLSIKKAIKEIKQMNQEAGV, from the coding sequence ATGAAAGTAAATCCAAATTATCTCGGTCGCCTTTTTACCGAGCAAGAATTAAGTCATGAGGAGAGACAACAAGCAAAACAAATTCCATCCATGCAAAAAGAAAAGGGGCAACTATCTTGTCAGCGTTGTGGTAGTCAGATAGAAGAAGAATGGCATTTGCCTATTGGTGCTTTTTATTGCCGAGAATGCTTGATTATGAAGCGAATAAGAAGTGATCAAAATCTCTATTATTTTCCGCAAGAAAGGTTTCCACAGCAAGATGTACTAAAATGGTTAGGTCAACTGACTCCATTTCAAGAGCGGGTATCACAAGGACTCCTTCAGGCGGTAGATAAGAAGGAGGCTACCTTGGTACATGCAGTGACAGGAGCTGGTAAGACAGAGATGATTTACCAAGTTGTTGCCAAGGTAATTGATCAAGGTGGAGCTGTTTGTTTGGCCAGTCCACGAATTGATGTTTGCCTAGAACTCCATAAACGATTACAAAATGATTTTGCATGTGAGATTGCACTATTACATGGGGAGTCGGATCCGTATTTTCGTACACCTTTAGTTGTAGCAACCACTCACCAGCTATTAAAATTTTATCAAGCTTTTGATTTATTGATTGTGGATGAAGTAGACGCCTTCCCTTATGTTGATAATCCTGTACTTTACCATGCTGTCAATAATTGTGTAAAGGAGACCGGATTGAGAATATTTTTAACAGCAACGTCAACTGATGAGTTAGATAGAAAAGTTAAACAAGGGGAGTTAAAGCGTCTTAGTTTACCTCGTCGTTTTCATGGAAATCCTCTTATTGTCCCCAAGCCAATCTGGTTATCGCATTTTAATAGATATTTAGAAAAAAATGGCTTACCTCCAAAATTAAAACTTTACATTGAGAAACAGAGAAAGACGGCCTATCCCTTACTAATCTTTGCCTCTGAGATTAAAAAGGGAGAAAAGCTAAAAGAAATTTTGCAGGCGAAGTTTCCGAATGAGAAAATAGGATTTGTATCTTCAATCACAGAAGACCGATTAGATCAGGTACAGGCCTTTCGAGATGGAGAGTTGACGATATTAATAAGCACAACTATATTAGAGCGTGGAGTTACCTTCCCTCGTGTAGATGTTTTTGTGGTGGAAGCCAATCATCAACTCTTTACCAAGTCAAGTTTAGTACAAATTGGTGGGCGAGTTGGAAGAAGCATGGATCGTCCTACCGGAGAACTGATATTTTTCCATGACGGACTCAATCTGTCCATTAAGAAAGCCATAAAGGAGATTAAGCAAATGAATCAGGAGGCAGGAGTATGA
- the mreD gene encoding rod shape-determining protein MreD codes for MRLLKQIGMFLLLPIVVLIDSHLGQFVNSFFPHFQIVSHFIFIFLLFETIEVSEYLFLVYCLFIGLIYDIYFFHLVGIASLLFVIIGAIIYKNNAIVLSNRWTRLLAILMMTFSFEFGSFLLAQMIGLTAESITVFIVYGLVPSMILNCLWMLIFQFIFEKIYL; via the coding sequence ATGAGACTGTTGAAGCAGATAGGGATGTTTTTACTCTTGCCTATAGTTGTCTTAATAGACAGTCATTTAGGGCAATTTGTAAATAGTTTTTTTCCACATTTTCAAATTGTGAGCCACTTTATCTTCATCTTCTTGTTGTTTGAAACTATTGAAGTATCGGAGTATCTATTTTTAGTTTATTGCTTATTTATTGGTCTTATATACGATATTTATTTTTTCCATTTAGTAGGGATTGCCAGTCTTCTTTTTGTGATTATTGGTGCAATCATTTATAAAAATAATGCGATCGTCTTATCAAATAGATGGACTAGACTATTAGCTATTTTAATGATGACTTTCTCTTTTGAATTTGGCAGTTTTCTTCTAGCGCAAATGATTGGCTTAACTGCTGAAAGTATAACAGTCTTTATCGTTTATGGACTAGTTCCATCAATGATATTAAACTGTCTATGGATGTTAATTTTTCAGTTTATTTTTGAAAAAATATATCTATAA
- the pcsB gene encoding peptidoglycan hydrolase PcsB, with the protein MKKKILASLLLSTVLVSQGAVLSSVKANTTDEKIAAQDSKISNLTAQQKEAQKQVDEIQTKVSAIQSEQEKLQSENEKLQEESKKLEGEIAELSKNIVARNESLENQARSAQTNGTATSYINTIINSDSITEAISRVAAMSEIVSANNKMLQQQKEDKKAISEKQVANNEAINTVIANQQTLADDAQALTTKQAELKVAELNLAAEKATAENEKASLLEKKAAAEAEAKAAAEAEAAYKAKQASQQQTVAASANTTFAAQVQATSSSSTASSSDDDSSYTPVATTVSQRPTYSTNASTYPVGECTWGAKTLAPWAGDYWGNGGQWATSAAAAGFRTGSQPQVGAIACWNDGGYGHVAVVTAVSSTTNIQVSESNYGGDRTIGNKRGWFNPTTSQGYVTYIYPN; encoded by the coding sequence ATGAAGAAAAAAATCCTAGCATCACTTTTGTTAAGTACAGTATTAGTCTCACAAGGAGCTGTTCTTTCAAGTGTTAAAGCAAATACAACAGATGAAAAGATTGCTGCTCAAGATAGTAAAATTAGTAACTTGACAGCTCAACAGAAAGAAGCTCAAAAACAAGTAGACGAAATTCAAACTAAAGTTTCAGCTATTCAATCAGAGCAAGAAAAATTACAATCTGAAAACGAAAAACTTCAAGAAGAATCTAAAAAACTTGAAGGTGAAATCGCAGAGCTTTCAAAAAATATCGTAGCACGTAATGAATCACTTGAAAACCAAGCTCGTAGTGCACAAACGAACGGAACTGCTACAAGTTATATCAATACGATTATTAACTCTGACTCAATTACAGAAGCTATTTCTCGTGTAGCAGCTATGAGTGAAATTGTATCAGCAAACAATAAAATGTTGCAACAACAAAAAGAAGATAAGAAAGCTATTTCTGAAAAACAAGTTGCAAACAACGAAGCAATCAATACAGTCATTGCTAACCAACAAACGCTTGCTGACGATGCTCAAGCTTTGACAACAAAACAAGCAGAATTGAAAGTAGCTGAGTTAAATCTTGCAGCTGAAAAAGCTACAGCAGAAAATGAAAAAGCTAGCTTGTTAGAGAAAAAAGCAGCAGCAGAGGCAGAAGCCAAAGCAGCAGCAGAGGCAGAAGCAGCTTATAAAGCTAAACAAGCAAGTCAACAACAGACAGTTGCTGCTTCAGCAAATACAACCTTTGCTGCACAAGTACAAGCAACTTCAAGTTCTTCGACAGCTTCATCATCAGATGATGATTCAAGTTATACACCTGTAGCAACTACAGTAAGCCAACGTCCTACATACAGTACCAATGCCTCAACTTATCCAGTTGGAGAGTGTACATGGGGTGCTAAGACATTAGCCCCTTGGGCTGGAGATTACTGGGGTAACGGAGGACAGTGGGCTACAAGTGCAGCGGCAGCAGGCTTCCGTACTGGTTCTCAGCCACAAGTTGGTGCGATTGCTTGCTGGAATGATGGTGGTTATGGTCACGTAGCGGTTGTTACAGCTGTTTCATCTACAACTAATATTCAAGTATCAGAATCTAACTATGGTGGAGACCGTACAATTGGTAACAAACGTGGATGGTTTAATCCAACTACATCACAAGGATACGTTACTTACATCTATCCAAACTAA